TTAAACTACCAATTATGAGGTCAACCATTTCTAGATTTATCCTAGTTGAAAATTTCTTTCTTTTAGAAAATTCGAATAGTTCTCAGGGACGATGATTAGCGTCTGACTATTGTAGACATTATGGTAAAGTAATGTTAGTGTTGATGTTTTGCCTATCTGAATTGGCAGGTTGAGGCAAAAAAGGCTGTTCCCCGGGATGATCAACAACATATTCCGGGCAGAAACAATAATAACATTCATGGATCTCCTGTGCCCACTCGCACCAAAAAGATATTTGTTGGAGGTTTAGCATCGACAGTCACAGAGACTGACTTCAAGCAGTATTTTGAACAGTTTGGGAAGATCACGGATGTTGTAGTGATGTATGACCACAATACTCAAAGACCAAGAGGTTTTGGCTTTATCACTTATGAGTCAGAGGATTCTGTAGATAAAGTGTTACAGAAAACCTTTCATGAATTGAACGGTAAAATGGTTGAAGTCAAACGTGCAGTGCCAAAAGAGTTATCTCCAGGACCCAGCCGAAGCCCATTAGCTGGATATAATTATGGTTTAACCAGAGTCAATAGCCTTCTTAACAGTTATTCTCAGGGATTTGGTCCAAGCTTGGTTGGGGGATATGGTGTTAGGATGGATGGTAGATTCAGTCCAGTTGCTGGTAGTCGAGGTGGGTTTCCTCCTTTCGGCCCTCCTAGTTATGGATTAGGGATGAATTTTGAACCCGGCTTGAACTCAAGCTATGGTGGGGCTGGTAATTTTGGTGCTAATATTGGGTATGGTCGGGGGTTGAACCCTTATTACAATGGCAATTCCAACAGATATGCTAGTTCCATAGGCTTCAGTGGTGGTAATGGAGGAAGTGGCTCTCTATTAAGCCCAACCACTCGTAATGTCTGGGGTAATGGGGGGTTAGGCTACAGCTCAAACTCCTCAAGCTCACATTCTTTTATGGGCTCTGGAAATTCAAATTTGGGAGCTGGTTCATTTGGAAATGGTGGTACCAATTGGAGTTCCTCTCCTATATCAGCTCAAGGTGGAGGGAATGCTTCCAACTTTTCTAGTGGAAATCTTGGCTACGGAAATGGGGACAGTAGTTATGGATTGGGAGGAGGAGGATATAGCAGAAACAATGGTAGTGCCCCTGGTCCGACTCAATCTTTTAATTCATCAAATGGAGGTTATGATGGTGGTTATGGTGAGTTTTTTGGTGGTGGTTCAGTTTATGGAGATCCAACTTGGAGATCTGCAACTTCAGAGCTCGACGGATCTAGCTCATTTGGTTATGGGATGGGCACTGGAGCTTCTGATGTTAATCATGTTACAGCTAAAGGTTCCGCCAGTTTTGTTGGCGGCTATAGTGTTACAAATAGACAACCAAATAGAGGTGAGTGGGTTTCTACTGTTACATCGTCTTAGGTTTACTTTGCAATTTTTGCTGTTATATTGTTAGCTAGTGTAAAATAACATCAGTGGACTATTAGATTCAAATTCGACTCATAGATTAGAATATGATATTGAAGTCTCCACTCACAGAAATTTAGGAAAAGAAATAAACTAGGGGAAAGTAACAGTGCAGACCCCAATGAGAACCTATATAAGTTTTCGAGTTTTTATTAATAATTGGATGCTATAACCTTCCAGTTCCAGTTGATTAATTTTGACCATTTAGAAATATCATCTGAGTAGTAGTTAGCCAGAAAATTGGTTACAGTTAACTAGTTGAATTTGGATTTTCCCTAGCAGTAGTAGAAAGTCGCCTGTCTGTGCTACTAAAAAGAACTTAGATGTATTTATGTAATGTCACAGGATCATGACATCATAAAAATATTTGTTCTGCTGAAACTGATTCAGAAAACTTGGAAGCATATATGAAATTCCAAGTTATCCATTTAGAactgcttctaagtttttacgaACCACCATTAAGTTCAATAAATAACACCTAGTTCCAGTATTAACTTTTAACCATTCAGAATTAGCTCTTGAATAGTTGTTTTGAGAAAGATGGTTCTTGTTATGTAGTTGGATTTATATTTGTAATGTGACATGGCATCAACTGAAAATAGACTGTGATAACAGAAAACTAGGACACATAATATCAAATTTTATGTTACTTAAAATGCAAAATGATATCTACATAATATATCGTTCTTGTTTTTGCATATATAGTTCTTTTCTGTCCTGGAATCCTGCTCTCCCATTCGATAGAGTGAAACCTTGAATCATTGATGTTCATTTTAGCAGTTGTAGGTGTTGTTTGTTTTTAAGCATCTAAGTCCGAGTTAGCTGAATATGGTCTAAACATCTAACTCTACCGAGCGATAAAGAGTGTAAATACCAACATGCTGAAATCTGATTGAAACATGTACATTCTTTGGTGCTCTTTATTTTGGCTATGAATACTCATACCTTATGATATATAGAATGCTCTAAATTCATATTATGTTCTTGGAGTTGATTTAGTGCTTAATTTGGTTAATGCCATGATTAAGTAGTTTAGAAATCACTAACCTAGAATTGAAAAGGAAATTTGTAGTCTGATTATTTTTCTGTAGAACACCTTTGAACATGTTGTTAAGATATATTAGCCATCGGTAATAATTCTTTCTTTTTACTTACAAATTCTTGTTCTTAACTTGTTACAGGTATTGCCACTTAGGAAGATCATTTGTTTGGATTTCAGTTATTTTAGGTTGAACAAAATCCGGTGAATCAGATTAAAATCTGTAATTCCATAGATCCCCCCTTCATTAATATAGAGATATATTGATTATctagagaaaaagagaaatagagataaagctaACCGGACTGTATGTTCTGGAGGATTCAGTTGCAGGAGACGAATTTTACTAAGGATTTTGTGAAGGTTTGAGATTTGAGTGTTTTCATAAGGCTTTAGGTTCCCACTTGGGGTTTCTTTCAGCGTCAGAAcgatacaagaaaagaaaaaacagaaaacgaaaagaacaaaaaaaaaagatgaagaaacaaagtatttttttgtttaatttctaTTTCCTTGTTTTGCTGTATTGTCTCTGGCAAATTGTTGCTTGATCTTATCAGGtatggtttttctttttcttgttattCTCAGAAGATTGTATCAGAGGTTGTCGCTCTAGTGAAACTTTTTTTGAAAGGGATAACCCATCTTGGTTCTCCCCCCCTTGAATAATAAGTTACTACAAAATATTCTGATGATTCATTCTCTGCAAGGAGAAGTTACTGAATTCTTTTCTAGACTTAACTTTTTTTGCGAATGTGAGATGATTTGTTTTTCTAATTGTTGCCTTCTGATGCCATTCAATATATTGTACTGAAACATAGGCACTTTTACTATTATCGAGGTTTGTGATGAATTTCATGTATTATTGGTTGCTGCTGTTATATCCATGATGTTGCCAACACTGGTAGTTTGCAGGTGATTGAAATGGGGACCTATTGTATGATTTCAGGATAATACAATGGGCCCGGGTTAATCCGAGTAGTAACGGTTTCTTTCCACACACAAAAAACGGGTTTGGTTCATTATGAGGCCC
This genomic interval from Papaver somniferum cultivar HN1 unplaced genomic scaffold, ASM357369v1 unplaced-scaffold_154, whole genome shotgun sequence contains the following:
- the LOC113336853 gene encoding heterogeneous nuclear ribonucleoprotein 1-like isoform X2; amino-acid sequence: MNLQPGMESDLGKLFIGGISWDTNEDRLKEYFETYGEIVEAVIMKDRTTGRARGFGFVVFADPTVAERVVMDKHQIDGRTVEAKKAVPRDDQQHIPGRNNNNIHGSPVPTRTKKIFVGGLASTVTETDFKQYFEQFGKITDVVVMYDHNTQRPRGFGFITYESEDSVDKVLQKTFHELNGKMVEVKRAVPKELSPGPSRSPLAGYNYGLTRVNSLLNSYSQGFGPSLVGGYGVRMDGRFSPVAGSRGGFPPFGPPSYGLGMNFEPGLNSSYGGAGNFGANIGYGRGLNPYYNGNSNRYASSIGFSGGNGGSGSLLSPTTRNVWGNGGLGYSSNSSSSHSFMGSGNSNLGAGSFGNGGTNWSSSPISAQGGGNASNFSSGNLGYGNGDSSYGLGGGGYSRNNGSAPGPTQSFNSSNGGYDGGYGEFFGGGSVYGDPTWRSATSELDGSSSFGYGMGTGASDVNHVTAKGSASFVGGYSVTNRQPNRGIAT
- the LOC113336853 gene encoding heterogeneous nuclear ribonucleoprotein 1-like isoform X3, yielding MESDLGKLFIGGISWDTNEDRLKEYFETYGEIVEAVIMKDRTTGRARGFGFVVFADPTVAERVVMDKHQIDGRTVEAKKAVPRDDQQHIPGRNNNNIHGSPVPTRTKKIFVGGLASTVTETDFKQYFEQFGKITDVVVMYDHNTQRPRGFGFITYESEDSVDKVLQKTFHELNGKMVEVKRAVPKELSPGPSRSPLAGYNYGLTRVNSLLNSYSQGFGPSLVGGYGVRMDGRFSPVAGSRGGFPPFGPPSYGLGMNFEPGLNSSYGGAGNFGANIGYGRGLNPYYNGNSNRYASSIGFSGGNGGSGSLLSPTTRNVWGNGGLGYSSNSSSSHSFMGSGNSNLGAGSFGNGGTNWSSSPISAQGGGNASNFSSGNLGYGNGDSSYGLGGGGYSRNNGSAPGPTQSFNSSNGGYDGGYGEFFGGGSVYGDPTWRSATSELDGSSSFGYGMGTGASDVNHVTAKGSASFVGGYSVTNRQPNRGIAT
- the LOC113336853 gene encoding heterogeneous nuclear ribonucleoprotein 1-like isoform X1, whose translation is MISAMNLQPGMESDLGKLFIGGISWDTNEDRLKEYFETYGEIVEAVIMKDRTTGRARGFGFVVFADPTVAERVVMDKHQIDGRTVEAKKAVPRDDQQHIPGRNNNNIHGSPVPTRTKKIFVGGLASTVTETDFKQYFEQFGKITDVVVMYDHNTQRPRGFGFITYESEDSVDKVLQKTFHELNGKMVEVKRAVPKELSPGPSRSPLAGYNYGLTRVNSLLNSYSQGFGPSLVGGYGVRMDGRFSPVAGSRGGFPPFGPPSYGLGMNFEPGLNSSYGGAGNFGANIGYGRGLNPYYNGNSNRYASSIGFSGGNGGSGSLLSPTTRNVWGNGGLGYSSNSSSSHSFMGSGNSNLGAGSFGNGGTNWSSSPISAQGGGNASNFSSGNLGYGNGDSSYGLGGGGYSRNNGSAPGPTQSFNSSNGGYDGGYGEFFGGGSVYGDPTWRSATSELDGSSSFGYGMGTGASDVNHVTAKGSASFVGGYSVTNRQPNRGIAT